A single window of Caldimicrobium thiodismutans DNA harbors:
- the rph gene encoding ribonuclease PH, with the protein MRKEGRAFDEIRQIKMVTDFLKNPLSSVLIEMGDTAVLCTVSLEEKVPSFLKGTGTGWITSEYAFLPGATPERTPRETMGRKGRSQEIQRLIGRVLRSVTDLTKLGERTLWVDCDVLNADGGTRCASVTGAFVAMKRAVQKLIERGILQEDPVLEYVAGVSVGKIGPTFYLDLNYEEDLLAEVDANFFLTESGKIAEIQAGAEKGLFAWEDFLEMKNLAEKGIYQLIQKQKEALREG; encoded by the coding sequence ATGCGAAAAGAAGGAAGAGCCTTTGATGAAATCAGACAAATAAAAATGGTTACAGATTTTTTAAAAAATCCTTTAAGCTCGGTACTCATTGAAATGGGAGATACAGCGGTCCTTTGCACAGTTAGCCTTGAGGAAAAGGTCCCCTCCTTTCTGAAAGGCACGGGAACTGGCTGGATTACCTCTGAATATGCCTTTTTGCCAGGAGCAACCCCTGAAAGAACCCCCAGAGAGACCATGGGGAGAAAGGGGCGCTCTCAGGAGATCCAGAGACTCATTGGAAGGGTCCTGAGATCTGTCACTGACCTTACCAAACTTGGAGAAAGGACCCTCTGGGTAGACTGTGATGTCCTCAATGCCGATGGAGGAACAAGATGCGCCTCTGTTACTGGGGCCTTTGTAGCCATGAAAAGGGCTGTCCAAAAACTTATAGAAAGGGGCATACTTCAGGAAGACCCTGTGCTGGAATATGTAGCAGGTGTTAGCGTAGGAAAAATAGGCCCCACCTTTTACCTTGACCTAAATTATGAAGAAGACCTTCTGGCAGAGGTGGATGCTAACTTTTTTCTCACTGAATCTGGCAAAATTGCAGAAATACAGGCAGGAGCAGAAAAAGGCCTTTTTGCCTGGGAAGATTTTTTGGAGATGAAAAATTTAGCTGAAAAGGGGATTTATCAGTTGATTCAAAAACAAAAGGAGGCCCTTCGTGAAGGTTAA
- a CDS encoding 4Fe-4S binding protein, translated as MKIFRIRRFIQVLATLFQNGYTGFLSTGNLYTGALKRFCAPGLNCYSCPAALFSCPLGSIQQIMISVKLLPWSYLGKVFLYLLGYLLLMSLFLGRFICGWLCPFGLLQELLYKIPFYKRNFNLPYRAQRYLKHLLLIFFVLLFPALFIKEIGYGILWFCKYVCPAGTLEAGYLNLLIQPALVQKIGLVFAWKSLLLILILMFCLMEMRFFCKNLCPLGLIYGIFNKFSLFRLSWIKNQCTGCTICEKVCPMQLTIPKELNSVECIRCLNCLEVCPTKAIHLEKSLQFLPERHQIDFAVEGVRDAKRRKSL; from the coding sequence ATGAAGATTTTTAGAATTAGAAGATTTATTCAGGTTCTGGCGACCCTTTTTCAAAATGGCTATACAGGTTTTTTAAGTACCGGAAACTTATACACTGGTGCCCTTAAGAGATTTTGTGCCCCGGGTCTCAACTGTTATTCCTGTCCAGCAGCCCTTTTCTCCTGTCCCCTTGGCTCTATTCAGCAAATTATGATCTCGGTAAAATTACTCCCCTGGTCATATTTAGGTAAGGTTTTTTTATATTTACTGGGATACCTTCTACTTATGAGCCTTTTTTTGGGAAGGTTTATCTGTGGCTGGCTCTGTCCTTTTGGCCTCCTTCAGGAACTTCTCTATAAGATTCCCTTTTATAAAAGAAATTTTAATCTACCTTACCGGGCTCAAAGATATCTCAAACATCTTTTGCTTATCTTTTTTGTTTTGCTATTTCCTGCTCTTTTTATTAAAGAAATTGGCTATGGAATTCTCTGGTTTTGTAAATATGTTTGTCCTGCAGGAACCCTTGAGGCTGGCTACCTCAACCTCTTGATTCAGCCTGCTCTTGTGCAGAAGATCGGGTTGGTCTTTGCATGGAAAAGCCTTCTTCTTATATTAATTCTCATGTTTTGCCTTATGGAAATGCGTTTTTTTTGCAAAAATCTCTGTCCCCTTGGATTAATCTATGGAATATTTAATAAATTTAGCCTTTTTCGCTTGAGCTGGATTAAAAATCAATGCACGGGTTGCACGATTTGTGAAAAGGTTTGTCCGATGCAGTTAACCATCCCTAAGGAATTAAACTCTGTTGAATGCATAAGATGCCTCAATTGTTTAGAGGTTTGTCCAACCAAAGCTATTCATCTTGAGAAGAGCCTACAATTTTTACCTGAAAGACATCAAATTGATTTTGCAGTTGAAGGGGTAAGAGATGCGAAAAGAAGGAAGAGCCTTTGA
- the glmM gene encoding phosphoglucosamine mutase — translation MRKLFGTDGIRGEANLFPMTPEIALQVGRAVGFLFRNQNHHTSKVIIGKDTRLSGYLFETALTSGLCSMGVTVYLVGPIPTPGIAFLTKDMRADAGVMISASHNPYYDNGIKIFAKDGFKLPDEDEERIETFIFDEKFQEKRAFKSELGRAFRIKDALGRYAVHLKSVVPGHLNFEGYKIGIDCANGACYQIGPLVLEELGAEVFPVGCEPNGLNINEKCGALYPEKVKNLLTTHQLDLAVALDGDGDRIAIIDEKGNFWDGDDLLAFFSLYLQEKNLLNTPYIVGTVMTNKGLEEFLKKAGLELIRTPVGDRYVVQAMKEKGALLGGETSGHLIFLDKSTTGDGLLCALRLLAILREKEKRLSEYYPPFEKYPQVLINIKVSQKKNLNEIVGLPEKIKEIERKLGNKGRILVRPSGTEPKYRVMVEACSFELAQELAEELADFLKKRLT, via the coding sequence ATGAGAAAGCTTTTTGGCACAGACGGTATACGCGGAGAAGCTAATCTTTTTCCCATGACCCCAGAAATTGCCCTTCAAGTAGGGAGGGCTGTAGGTTTCCTTTTCAGAAATCAAAATCATCACACCAGCAAAGTAATTATTGGGAAGGACACCCGCCTTTCCGGTTATCTTTTTGAAACAGCCTTGACTTCAGGGCTTTGTTCCATGGGGGTCACAGTTTATTTAGTAGGTCCTATCCCCACTCCAGGGATTGCCTTTCTTACCAAAGATATGCGAGCGGATGCCGGGGTCATGATCTCAGCCTCCCACAATCCTTATTATGATAATGGGATAAAAATCTTTGCTAAAGATGGTTTTAAACTTCCAGATGAAGATGAAGAAAGGATCGAAACCTTTATTTTTGATGAAAAATTTCAGGAAAAAAGGGCCTTTAAGTCAGAGCTTGGAAGGGCTTTTAGAATTAAAGATGCCTTAGGCCGTTATGCAGTGCATTTGAAATCAGTTGTTCCGGGCCATCTGAATTTTGAAGGATATAAAATTGGGATAGATTGTGCAAATGGAGCCTGCTATCAAATCGGGCCTCTTGTTCTTGAAGAGCTTGGAGCAGAAGTCTTCCCAGTAGGCTGTGAACCCAATGGTCTTAATATCAATGAAAAATGTGGAGCCCTCTATCCAGAAAAGGTTAAAAATCTCCTTACCACACACCAACTTGATCTTGCAGTTGCTTTGGATGGAGATGGAGATCGCATCGCGATAATTGATGAGAAAGGAAATTTCTGGGACGGTGATGATTTGCTTGCCTTCTTCAGCCTCTATCTTCAAGAAAAGAATCTTTTGAATACTCCTTACATTGTAGGGACTGTTATGACCAATAAAGGGCTTGAAGAGTTTTTAAAGAAAGCAGGTTTGGAACTTATTCGCACCCCAGTGGGAGACCGCTATGTGGTGCAGGCCATGAAAGAAAAAGGAGCTCTCTTAGGTGGGGAAACCTCAGGACACTTAATTTTTCTTGATAAATCTACAACCGGAGATGGCCTTCTCTGTGCCTTAAGGCTCCTTGCTATCCTCAGAGAGAAAGAAAAGAGGCTTTCTGAATATTATCCACCCTTTGAAAAATATCCTCAGGTTTTAATAAATATAAAGGTCTCACAAAAAAAGAACTTAAATGAGATAGTGGGCCTCCCTGAGAAAATTAAAGAGATTGAAAGAAAATTGGGAAATAAAGGAAGGATTCTTGTAAGGCCCTCAGGGACAGAGCCAAAATACAGAGTTATGGTTGAGGCCTGCTCTTTTGAACTGGCTCAGGAGCTTGCTGAGGAGCTTGCAGATTTCTTAAAAAAGAGGCTTACATGA
- a CDS encoding CdaR family protein, which translates to MKREHKLKIMAFLLSVTLWYFVVWGKPVERTFEVPIQVKGALNQQYIWEINPSTVTLKLTANRNDLRKLNKQSIQIDLNLSNYPPGIHQVRIPIEKLNLPENVKIKEVTPYYVSLVIRKVSIKKIPVKVIFKEGPPSSNFKIIINPGSVNIKGFWDDLQAIEFVQTEEVDFFELKKLRVLNVKVLRPDKVLEVQPEQVKIIYLSR; encoded by the coding sequence GTGAAAAGAGAGCATAAATTAAAAATTATGGCTTTTCTTTTATCAGTAACCCTCTGGTATTTTGTGGTCTGGGGCAAACCTGTTGAACGCACCTTTGAGGTCCCCATTCAGGTTAAAGGGGCCCTTAATCAACAATATATCTGGGAAATAAACCCAAGCACAGTAACCCTAAAACTTACTGCTAATCGGAATGATCTTCGAAAACTGAACAAACAATCCATCCAGATTGACTTAAACCTTTCTAATTACCCCCCTGGTATTCATCAGGTGCGTATACCTATTGAAAAATTAAATCTCCCAGAGAATGTTAAAATAAAAGAGGTTACCCCTTATTATGTAAGCTTAGTCATAAGAAAAGTTTCCATTAAAAAAATTCCTGTGAAAGTGATTTTTAAAGAAGGTCCTCCCAGTTCAAATTTTAAGATTATTATCAACCCTGGATCAGTAAATATTAAAGGCTTCTGGGATGACCTACAAGCCATTGAATTTGTTCAAACTGAGGAAGTTGACTTTTTTGAATTGAAAAAATTAAGGGTTTTAAATGTAAAAGTTCTTCGCCCTGACAAGGTGCTTGAAGTTCAGCCAGAGCAGGTTAAAATTATCTATCTCTCTCGTTAA
- the cdaA gene encoding diadenylate cyclase CdaA, with translation MKFDLNYFLEFIKAFRLTDLIDILIVGFIIYRILLLIQGTRALQMVAGLAFLVFLYFFSEIFQLLTLNWLLHTFLSSILILIIIIFQDDIRRALAQIGTAPFMKLQAQYSYGIEEVVKAAEILAGKKIGALIVFEREISLKDYLEGAIPMNARISQELLVSIFYPKSPLHDGAVIISEDKILAAGVVLPLSTNPEIAKDLGTRHRAGLGITELTDAVAVIVSEEKGQISLAVSGKITRDLTPATLRKMLSQLLGFETKAPWWQRIKKDAQSEKRA, from the coding sequence TTGAAATTTGATCTCAATTACTTTTTAGAATTTATAAAGGCCTTCCGCTTAACTGATCTTATAGATATTTTGATTGTAGGATTTATTATTTACAGAATTTTGCTTTTAATTCAAGGAACTCGTGCTCTTCAGATGGTTGCTGGTCTTGCCTTTCTGGTTTTTCTTTATTTCTTTTCAGAAATCTTTCAGCTTTTAACCTTAAATTGGTTACTCCACACCTTTTTATCTTCCATCCTTATTTTAATCATCATTATTTTTCAAGATGATATTCGCAGAGCTTTAGCTCAAATTGGGACAGCACCTTTTATGAAACTTCAAGCTCAATATTCTTATGGTATAGAAGAGGTGGTCAAGGCAGCTGAAATCTTGGCAGGAAAAAAGATTGGAGCCCTCATTGTCTTTGAACGCGAGATCAGTCTGAAAGACTATCTGGAGGGCGCCATTCCTATGAATGCCAGGATCTCTCAGGAGCTCTTGGTGAGCATATTTTATCCTAAATCTCCTCTTCACGATGGAGCAGTGATTATAAGTGAAGATAAAATTCTTGCAGCAGGAGTGGTTCTCCCCCTGTCTACCAATCCAGAGATTGCCAAAGACTTAGGCACAAGACACAGAGCTGGCCTTGGAATAACGGAGCTTACTGATGCAGTGGCTGTCATTGTATCCGAGGAAAAGGGACAGATCTCCTTAGCAGTTAGCGGGAAAATAACCAGGGATTTGACCCCGGCAACCCTAAGAAAAATGCTTTCTCAACTTCTTGGATTTGAAACAAAAGCTCCCTGGTGGCAGAGGATAAAAAAGGATGCCCAAAGTGAAAAGAGAGCATAA
- the folP gene encoding dihydropteroate synthase: protein MPLPIKIRDQYFDWEDTPYLMGILNVTPDSFSDGGEAETIDKALAKADKLLQAGAKILDIGGESTRPFAEPVPEEIELKKVLPVVKALREAFPKAILSIDTYKSKVAEETLKAGADIINDISGGQFDPKILDVAKDFNCPIVIMHIQGTPQTMQINPQYQDVIKEIKTYFSERLNILSQKGISLDKVILDPGLGFGKNFTHNLSILKGLKEFQEFDRPILLGPSRKSFIGEILKKPVSERDAGTAGVAIFAYLQGVHFLRVHNVAMVQDTLKTFKYLFKELEG, encoded by the coding sequence ATGCCTTTACCCATCAAAATTAGAGACCAATACTTTGATTGGGAAGATACTCCTTATCTTATGGGGATACTTAATGTAACTCCAGATTCCTTTTCAGATGGTGGAGAGGCAGAAACCATTGATAAAGCCCTTGCTAAGGCTGATAAGCTATTACAAGCTGGAGCAAAAATTCTGGATATAGGAGGGGAATCCACCCGCCCTTTTGCTGAACCAGTTCCAGAAGAGATAGAGTTAAAAAAGGTTTTACCAGTTGTCAAGGCCTTAAGAGAGGCCTTTCCCAAGGCAATTCTTTCCATTGATACCTATAAATCAAAAGTAGCAGAAGAGACCTTAAAGGCCGGAGCAGACATAATTAATGATATCTCAGGAGGCCAATTTGACCCAAAAATACTTGATGTAGCTAAAGACTTTAATTGTCCTATCGTTATTATGCACATCCAAGGGACTCCTCAGACCATGCAAATAAATCCCCAATATCAAGATGTAATTAAAGAAATTAAGACCTATTTTAGTGAGCGCCTGAATATCCTTTCTCAGAAGGGTATTTCTCTGGATAAAGTTATCCTTGATCCTGGTCTTGGTTTTGGGAAAAATTTCACACATAATCTTAGCATTCTCAAAGGTCTAAAGGAATTTCAAGAATTTGACAGACCAATTCTTCTTGGACCTTCCAGAAAGAGTTTTATTGGAGAAATTCTTAAAAAACCTGTCTCTGAAAGGGATGCAGGCACAGCTGGGGTTGCTATCTTCGCTTATTTACAGGGGGTTCATTTCTTAAGAGTTCACAATGTGGCTATGGTGCAAGATACTTTAAAAACCTTTAAATACCTTTTTAAGGAACTTGAAGGTTGA
- the ftsH gene encoding ATP-dependent zinc metalloprotease FtsH has translation MKNIAKGLIVWILLGALILLIYNFFFTETNFYSTLSLSYSDFLEKVEKGEIKEVTIEGKRAYGKFLNNKDFSTYILPEDRDLLALLKRQGIKINVRPENQNSWITTFLVSWLPFIILIFLWVIFIRQMQPGNKPFSFAKSRAKLFKEGESKITFKDVAGVEEAKEELQEVVEFLKNPQKFTKLGARIPKGILLVGPPGTGKTLLAKAIAGEAGVPFFSISGSDFVEMFVGVGAARVRDLFQQAKTHAPCIIFIDEIDAVGRMRGAGLGGGHDEREQTLNQLLVEMDGFDTAEGIVVIAATNRPDILDMALLRPGRFDRQIVVPPPDVNGREAILKLYASKVKLAPEINLKAIAKSTPGFTGANLENLMNEAALIAAKKGKEFIEMEDLEEAKDKILMGKERRGMALSEEEKKIIAYHEAGHALVAHYLPDPDPVHKISIIPRGQALGVTQQLPLDDRHIYTEEYLLKKITVLLGGRVSEEVVFQRLSTGARDDLKKATHIAKKMICEFGMSKYLGPLTYGKSEEPIFLGKELFQIKDYSEETARLIDHEAKEIIHKCYEEAKKIITDYIEKLHLVAKTLLEEETIDSERFKLLLQGN, from the coding sequence ATGAAAAATATAGCCAAAGGATTGATTGTTTGGATCCTACTTGGAGCTTTAATCTTATTAATCTACAATTTCTTTTTTACAGAGACAAATTTTTACTCTACTCTTTCTCTTTCCTATTCTGATTTCCTTGAAAAGGTGGAAAAAGGAGAAATCAAAGAGGTCACCATTGAAGGAAAACGAGCCTACGGAAAATTTTTAAATAATAAGGACTTTTCAACTTACATTCTTCCAGAAGATAGAGATCTTTTAGCTCTACTCAAGAGACAGGGTATTAAGATCAATGTCAGGCCTGAAAATCAAAATAGCTGGATAACTACCTTTTTAGTGTCCTGGCTACCCTTTATCATTCTTATCTTTTTATGGGTAATTTTTATTCGCCAGATGCAACCAGGGAACAAACCCTTTTCCTTTGCCAAATCCAGGGCCAAATTATTTAAAGAGGGTGAAAGCAAAATTACCTTTAAAGATGTGGCTGGAGTAGAAGAGGCCAAAGAGGAACTTCAAGAAGTAGTTGAGTTTTTAAAGAACCCTCAAAAGTTTACCAAACTGGGGGCAAGAATCCCTAAGGGTATCCTATTAGTTGGACCTCCTGGCACAGGAAAAACTTTGCTTGCTAAGGCTATAGCAGGTGAAGCAGGCGTCCCCTTTTTTAGTATCAGTGGTTCTGACTTTGTAGAGATGTTTGTAGGAGTTGGAGCAGCAAGAGTTAGAGATCTTTTCCAACAGGCTAAAACACATGCTCCCTGTATTATCTTTATAGATGAGATAGATGCCGTTGGAAGAATGAGAGGAGCAGGTCTTGGAGGAGGGCATGATGAAAGGGAACAAACCCTTAATCAACTCTTAGTTGAAATGGATGGTTTTGACACTGCAGAAGGTATTGTGGTTATTGCAGCAACAAATCGTCCGGACATCTTAGATATGGCTCTACTTCGCCCGGGAAGATTTGATCGACAGATTGTGGTTCCTCCCCCTGATGTGAATGGAAGAGAGGCTATCCTGAAATTATATGCCTCTAAGGTAAAACTTGCTCCAGAAATAAATTTAAAGGCTATTGCTAAAAGCACTCCAGGCTTTACAGGAGCTAATCTTGAAAACCTTATGAATGAAGCAGCTCTTATTGCTGCTAAAAAAGGCAAAGAATTCATTGAAATGGAGGATCTGGAAGAGGCCAAAGATAAGATCCTTATGGGTAAGGAAAGAAGGGGTATGGCCTTAAGTGAGGAGGAGAAAAAAATTATTGCCTATCATGAGGCAGGGCATGCCCTGGTTGCTCACTATCTACCTGACCCTGACCCAGTGCATAAAATAAGTATCATTCCAAGAGGACAAGCCCTCGGAGTAACGCAACAGCTACCACTTGACGATAGACATATCTATACTGAAGAATATCTCTTGAAAAAAATAACAGTTCTCCTGGGAGGGAGAGTAAGTGAAGAAGTAGTCTTTCAAAGGTTAAGCACAGGGGCAAGGGATGACCTTAAAAAGGCTACGCATATTGCTAAAAAAATGATCTGTGAATTCGGTATGAGCAAATATCTTGGGCCCCTGACTTATGGAAAATCTGAAGAACCCATCTTTCTCGGAAAAGAGCTATTTCAGATCAAAGATTATTCTGAAGAAACTGCAAGGCTTATTGACCATGAAGCTAAGGAAATTATTCACAAATGCTATGAAGAGGCTAAAAAAATAATAACAGATTATATAGAAAAGCTTCACTTAGTTGCTAAGACTCTCCTTGAAGAAGAAACTATAGATAGTGAGAGATTTAAGTTGCTCCTTCAGGGTAACTAA
- the tilS gene encoding tRNA lysidine(34) synthetase TilS: MFLKKIRKFIEEYKLLRKGDRVLVGVSSGLDSLTLLETLFLLKKDLEIEIFVSHYDHKIRKGSHRDALFVYKYCKERGLPLFYTSSPVPSYAKREGLSLEMAGRELRYNLWYHLSKKYDFHRIALAHHLDDLVEEVFLKLIKGTGKRGLAGIPVKREEFIVRPFLFVSKEEIKNFAIERGLNWREDPTNQDLRIPRNKIRHILIPFLEKNFNPKIKETLKKTVSIIGEEEELIEELALENYDKIKSFWEEDLLLKIGELKLLPPVLRRRIYFLAFKEAGIPLFRITSRHLLMLDALILKQAKGPVYLPGNFLAYRGPGYLRLTKKVFTVPYFEIKVESPGHFDLPVGKLTLSLIPSKERPSQNSRNFQISADNLNPPFIIRKRKPGDKIYIPGIGHKKLKKFLQEKRIPSYLRDQLLIIERNGQIIGVWNVYVHPEYIIQKNTQQVWLFQIQF, encoded by the coding sequence TTGTTTCTAAAAAAGATTAGAAAATTTATAGAAGAGTATAAACTTCTCCGCAAAGGTGATAGAGTTTTAGTAGGGGTTTCTTCCGGACTTGACTCCCTAACCCTTCTTGAAACCCTTTTTCTTTTAAAAAAAGATCTTGAAATAGAGATCTTTGTCTCCCATTATGACCATAAAATACGGAAAGGATCTCACAGGGATGCCCTTTTTGTGTATAAATATTGCAAAGAAAGGGGACTTCCCCTTTTCTATACCTCTTCACCAGTTCCAAGCTATGCCAAAAGAGAAGGGCTAAGTTTAGAGATGGCAGGAAGGGAATTGAGATACAATCTTTGGTATCATCTCTCCAAAAAATACGATTTTCATCGCATAGCTCTGGCTCATCACTTAGATGACCTTGTAGAAGAGGTCTTTTTAAAGCTTATAAAAGGCACAGGGAAAAGGGGGCTTGCTGGTATCCCGGTTAAACGAGAGGAATTTATCGTGAGACCCTTTCTCTTTGTATCCAAGGAAGAAATAAAAAATTTTGCTATAGAGAGAGGACTTAACTGGAGAGAAGACCCAACCAATCAGGATCTGCGCATCCCGAGAAATAAAATCCGACATATCCTGATTCCCTTTTTAGAAAAGAATTTTAATCCAAAAATTAAAGAAACTTTAAAGAAAACCGTCTCCATAATCGGAGAGGAAGAGGAATTAATTGAAGAGCTTGCCCTTGAAAACTATGATAAAATAAAAAGTTTCTGGGAAGAAGATCTCCTTTTAAAAATTGGAGAATTAAAATTACTCCCCCCTGTTCTTCGCAGAAGAATTTATTTCCTTGCCTTTAAAGAGGCTGGTATTCCTCTCTTTAGAATAACTTCAAGACATCTTCTCATGCTTGATGCCTTGATTTTAAAACAGGCTAAAGGGCCAGTTTATTTACCTGGAAATTTTTTAGCCTATAGAGGACCGGGGTATCTCAGACTCACGAAAAAAGTTTTTACTGTTCCATATTTTGAAATTAAGGTAGAAAGCCCTGGTCATTTTGATCTTCCTGTGGGAAAACTCACTCTTTCTCTTATTCCGAGTAAGGAAAGACCATCTCAGAATTCAAGAAACTTTCAGATCTCAGCAGATAACCTCAATCCCCCTTTTATTATCCGTAAACGAAAACCAGGAGATAAAATCTATATCCCGGGAATAGGCCATAAAAAATTAAAAAAATTCTTACAAGAAAAAAGAATTCCTTCTTATTTAAGAGATCAGTTATTGATAATTGAAAGGAATGGTCAAATCATAGGGGTCTGGAATGTTTATGTTCATCCGGAATATATTATTCAAAAAAATACGCAGCAGGTCTGGCTCTTCCAGATTCAATTTTAA
- a CDS encoding DUF342 domain-containing protein produces MTDRKEAKESGIVWNDFIFKVSQDDLYVFLEDPLIEASVKQKFNEHWKEIKNFLQKEGISALLEEPEIIDGKIIVAKGHLPKEGISEKIELLPKFTHISAEESSEKSYQEKINLRETFQKIICAESQEPIAKWYPAIPPTPGINIWGDPIEPPPLKEERTFELGENVYLDEGDHYIKAKTSGVVIFEKNKLDVLPEYILKGDVDFSTGNIKFVGRKLIIQGDIKFGFSVNCKGDLELKGCTENKVYIFVEGLFICEGVLRGEETKVKVKGSAKIRGAEFANLAVDGDLWIKDYLVFTNTSVIGNIIVTDGKGLIYGGKVTASGDITAKILGHPAQTKTEVFAGYTRDTVESYLYLLEKEEIYIESLKKIKYGIELSEKLKRDGRFSPKQEGILQKLLAEKEKIEIKLKETKEKINKIKDNLKELRLKTIKVMQKIYPNVILGIADHTYTNESELSGPITFYLEESNIKTKEGV; encoded by the coding sequence ATGACGGATAGAAAAGAGGCCAAAGAATCTGGAATTGTCTGGAATGACTTTATTTTCAAGGTCTCTCAAGATGACCTTTATGTCTTTTTAGAAGATCCTCTTATTGAAGCTTCAGTCAAACAAAAATTTAATGAACACTGGAAAGAAATCAAAAATTTTTTACAAAAAGAAGGTATTTCAGCCTTACTTGAAGAACCTGAAATTATAGATGGAAAGATTATAGTAGCTAAAGGGCATTTACCCAAAGAGGGAATTTCTGAAAAAATAGAGTTGTTACCCAAATTTACTCATATTTCAGCTGAAGAATCTTCTGAAAAATCTTACCAGGAAAAAATAAACCTTAGAGAGACTTTTCAAAAAATTATCTGTGCTGAATCTCAAGAACCTATAGCCAAATGGTATCCAGCTATTCCTCCTACTCCAGGAATTAATATCTGGGGAGATCCCATTGAACCACCTCCTTTAAAAGAAGAACGAACCTTTGAACTTGGAGAAAATGTTTATTTAGATGAAGGTGATCATTATATTAAAGCAAAGACCTCGGGGGTTGTTATATTTGAAAAAAATAAACTTGATGTCTTGCCTGAATACATACTTAAAGGAGATGTTGATTTTTCTACAGGCAATATTAAATTTGTGGGTAGGAAACTTATTATTCAGGGAGATATCAAATTTGGCTTTTCCGTGAATTGTAAAGGTGATCTTGAATTAAAGGGTTGCACGGAAAACAAAGTGTATATTTTTGTTGAAGGTCTTTTTATTTGTGAAGGAGTGCTCCGTGGAGAAGAAACAAAGGTAAAAGTTAAAGGTTCAGCCAAAATCAGAGGAGCTGAATTTGCTAATCTTGCGGTAGATGGAGATCTATGGATCAAGGATTATCTTGTTTTTACTAATACCTCAGTTATAGGGAATATTATTGTTACTGATGGTAAAGGTCTTATATATGGAGGAAAAGTAACTGCCTCTGGTGATATTACCGCAAAAATTTTGGGTCATCCAGCTCAGACAAAAACAGAGGTCTTTGCTGGATACACTCGCGATACAGTAGAAAGTTATCTATATCTTTTAGAAAAAGAAGAAATTTATATAGAAAGTCTGAAAAAAATAAAATATGGAATTGAGCTTTCTGAAAAATTAAAGAGAGATGGGAGGTTTTCTCCAAAACAGGAAGGTATACTTCAAAAACTTTTAGCTGAAAAAGAAAAAATTGAAATAAAGCTTAAAGAAACAAAAGAAAAAATCAATAAAATAAAAGATAATCTAAAAGAGTTGAGATTAAAAACAATTAAAGTAATGCAGAAAATTTATCCTAATGTTATTTTAGGAATTGCAGATCATACTTATACTAACGAATCAGAATTATCAGGTCCCATAACCTTTTACTTAGAGGAATCTAATATTAAAACAAAGGAAGGCGTCTAA
- the plsY gene encoding glycerol-3-phosphate 1-O-acyltransferase PlsY, whose amino-acid sequence MFINYIHYFLLAYLLGSIPFALIVALPQGVDPRKEGSKNPGATNVARLLGKKWGLITFLGDAGKGIFALLLTKIFTSLSFKETPELYAGVAFFSVLGHLFSPFLKFKGGKGVATTIGTFLILTPKAMLPSLVCFLIAVLLSGFVSLGSLIASASLPIFIYLFNYPTEYIFSSIFLTVLIWIKHRENIKRLLQGQEKTWKKRR is encoded by the coding sequence GTGTTTATAAATTACATTCATTATTTTTTATTAGCCTATCTTCTTGGATCTATCCCCTTTGCCCTAATTGTAGCTTTACCTCAGGGAGTTGATCCCCGTAAGGAGGGTAGTAAAAATCCCGGGGCAACTAATGTAGCCAGACTCCTTGGAAAAAAATGGGGGCTTATTACCTTTCTTGGAGATGCAGGAAAAGGCATATTTGCTCTTTTACTGACTAAAATTTTCACTTCTCTAAGTTTTAAAGAGACCCCTGAGTTATATGCAGGAGTTGCCTTTTTTAGCGTATTAGGACATCTATTTTCTCCCTTTTTAAAATTTAAAGGAGGCAAAGGAGTTGCTACAACCATTGGCACTTTTTTAATTCTTACTCCCAAGGCCATGCTTCCTTCCTTAGTATGCTTTTTAATAGCTGTTTTATTATCTGGATTTGTCTCCCTTGGTTCTCTAATAGCCTCCGCTTCTTTACCGATATTTATTTATCTTTTTAACTACCCTACCGAATACATATTTAGCAGTATTTTTTTAACTGTATTGATTTGGATAAAACATAGAGAAAATATTAAAAGGCTTTTACAGGGTCAGGAGAAGACCTGGAAAAAAAGGAGATAA